One Carya illinoinensis cultivar Pawnee chromosome 5, C.illinoinensisPawnee_v1, whole genome shotgun sequence genomic window, TTTTGGATCCTTATTTCCTACTCGATTTCTCAGTAAGCAAACGGAGTGTAATTGCCTGTTTGGGCCTTGGTGGCTGTGGGATTAGAGAGaagaaagtttaaattttgtgtGAGCTTGGGTTGAATTTATTTCTTGAGGCAGCCAAATGGAGCACAATATGCTCTGGTTGCGTGCCTAGAAAGTTGACGAAAAGAGTTATTTGTTATTGTtcctagaaaataaaaaactgtgTCCAGCTCGATTAATCTAAAGTACAGTATGTAAGTGAGTGGATTCATATGGTTTTTTGGTACCTAAAAAACTCAAAATGGaggatttattctttttcttcatcgcattgtttttcctttttcagtAAACAATGGAGCTTGAATGAAAGGTCGCAGAAAACTTAGATTTTGTTAGTATTTTCTTATGTTCAGAGCTCTTTTCAATGGCACTATGTGGAATTGGTTGGGTTCCAAGGGTGGAAAGTGTTGAAATAGTGTATTTTAGTGGGAATTTGTCAAAAGGACTGATCAGATCTAGTCCCATACGTTTGATTGGGAAGTCCTCTAGCTCGAATCAGAGACACTTTTTGGGTGTACGGTGTTCACCAGCAAGAAAATCTGTATCATCGATGGAATCCGAAGAAAATGCTCCGAGTGCTCAATTGGATTCTGCGGAGGAAGAATTGGAGCATGTTACGAGGTTCAAGATATCCGATTTTAAGATTATTGATCGTGTTAGCATTGGCCTTGGTGGACGGGTATGAAAGTTagaattagttatttatttctGTATGCTTGTGTTAGTCTAGTAATGAGTGCTGCTAGGCCATTGAAATTAACAGTGGGAAACTTGATTGAGCTTTTTTATAGGCcgatgagataatttttgaagCCTCAGTGAAGAATGCTAAAAGGTCAGTTTGTTTTTGGTTGAGTGATGTCATGTTGCAAAGAGTTGATCCTCATATAAGGCATATTGTGAAATTTGCAGCCCTCTGTATGATTCAAGAGTTGTTCTTCGACGGCTTACTACCGCTCAAGCCCAGCGCAGAGGAAAAAGAGCAATACAGGTTTGTAGATTGTCCATCATAATCTTTGTGCCATTTGCGAAGGGTTTGTACTGGTTTGATTATTTATACTTTTTGAAATGTCCCTAGGTGTTGAAGAAGCTAGTTCGTCGGAGACTTATGTACCATTCTTACTCAGTACAAGTTCATGGTTACATTTCTTCACCTACAAGTAGTGGTCGAGGTTCGTTTACCCTGGTCCATGGGGTAGGTACTTTCTCATTTTGGATGGATTCTTGTACTACCACTCACTTTGTCACATGATCGTGATAAGCTTCACCATGAGCTGTACGGTCTCAGAAAGAGTCTAATTGTATCAAACATATCTGTCCTCAAAGGACAAGCCATGCTCACTGCATGCTATAGACAGATAGTACTTCTAGGTTCCATTTAAATTCATCTGTACCTGCAGGCTGCTGactattatatgaaaattttgcaaTAAGAAAAGATTACCCACCCTTATTCTTTTTGACAATTGTAAACTTTTACCGTAGTATCATGGCAGTTTCTCCTTAAGACATTGGCTTCAACAGTCAGATTGGCTTCCGACCCTTGAAGCTACTCTTGTATTGGACGAAGAGTCTGTTAGGAGGGTGGGGGATGACACAGTAGGAGGGCCTGCAGTTAGTCGGCAATTGCGCCTTATTCGAATATTGATGAGGGATCTTTTGATTGGagtatgttttatttttgcAGTGATTAACGCACAGTTTGAATTTGACAATTGGAGGATTTGTAATGTTATGTTGTTTATATAATTCAGGTGAATTACTTGCACAGCCATGGACTTGCCCATACAGAGTTgaggctggagaatgtgcacaTAAGCCCAGTGGATAGGCATATTAAAGTAAGCACCAGATTTCCATGTATGATgtcagaatataatttttttcttttgctgtcAGTTTCGCATTGGTGATTTTGATGAAAATGTCTATCAATTATGACTTAACAAAAACATATGAAGTACATGTGCATCCGCATACCTGTTTTTGTACTTGCTGGAGAATTATTTTTGCGGTACCGTTAGAGATGGTTAAAAGTgttatttgaataataattgaTCAGGTGTTTCCTATTATATACTTCTTGTGTGTTTGGTTTACATCCCTTTGCGCtttgaaatatttatcttacttttaaaaagagaaattgtTATTGTTTGGATAATTTGAAGTAATAAGTTATACTTATTTTTTCCCTGTAATAACAAATGCTAGCTCATGAAATGTATAATGAATGATGTTACacatatgttataaataaaaatttaagtattttatgGCGGGAAGTTTTTGTGTTGTATCAACTTATAGCTTATTGATCGGTTAATTAAGTAGTAGTTTGTTTATCTGCGACATACATGCTCAACTATTTCAAATGTATGCTAGAATAAGCCTCCATTGAGTTATTGCATTCCATGGGGGATATTGTAGTTGATCACTGATCTTGATAGATTTAACTAATGCAAGAGATATCTCAATCTGAACTACAACAAGAAGGTGGAATTCTGGTGTTACTTCATTTAGGATTGGCTAGTTTAGTTTTCTTCTTCCATCTATGGCTGACTTTTGTATGTATTTAGCTTCTAAAATTTTCCTTGTCAGGTAGGAATATTGGGAAATGCTGCTGACTTTTATGAGAATAGTTCAAATTCTAGTGCTCTGGACAACAACTTGGATAGGCGACAAATGATGATTGCATTTGACATGAGGTATGGTGTGGAGAAAGTTAACTAAGAAGTAGATTATGTTTCATGTCCCCAGATGATCTTCTTGAtgcttattttgttttgtatgtGATGCAAAGATGTGTTGGATTTATGATGGCAAAAATGGTGTTGCGGGAACTCATGGATCCCTTAATCTTTATGAAGTTCAAATCATTTCTCATGAAGGTATAAGATGCGaaattttccattttaaattcaaaaattttaatcatATAATCCAGAAGAGAATTTGCTTTGAGGACATATATTGTATACATGTTTCCTGTCAAGAACTTTTTCATGCTTCGGTGATAGCAGCTCATATCTATATGTGGGAAGACATTGGGACATcttatataatgatatatatatatatatatatgtgcaagaTTCTCGATGCAACTAGTGCTCACtgctcatgattttcttgtttctttttctggtTCATAGAATGTAGTAGGTGTTTTCTTTTGGATACTTGCTATGTACTTCGGCAACGCCTATTTCATTCTCATTAATAAAGTTATTGTTAAccataaaaagtaaataaatgtgCAAGATGAGCAACATTGCATGGGTAGCATCCATCGTTCATTAGATGCCATGACTTTCTTATGACTTGTCCCAAAAAATTCACATCACCCTATATAGACATAACTTTGTTTACAAACTGCTGTTCTTATGGagttacagaaaaaaaaaaaaatcatatgagTTAGATATTCGAACAAATATATGGGTATCGTTTAGTATTATCATCTTCTCCTCTCATGGGAGAAACTGGTAGCTTGTCTTCCTTCTCCTGTGGCGTGTAGATGAACTAGGTCTCTCATCCCTGATCAGTTATTTACTATCCGGCCTTTACATATATGTTTGTAATTGGGCACTTTATCTTAAATTTAGTCCCTTCTGATTTGTTTCTGACCCTAATACATGAGCACTATCATTTTGAATCCCTTTCTTAAATATGTCCTCCATGGAACATTTCGGTAAATATATTTGTGCATTTGTTGAAACATTTCAACAAATATCTGGAAGATATTCAATTGTTTTGGCATGTACTCTCTCTCTTGAAGCTGTTGACTCAGAGTCACTTTTTCCTTAACCATGactatatttgaaactaacctCATTCATGTAGTAATATCAATCTCAATTAGTCAGCTCTCAAAACATCAATCAGATTATGAAACGGGCGCTTTAGATAATGTGCAATGGTGCAAAAGTCTGGTAATActagatttttcatctcaatgTATTTGCAGGGAAAGGATCCTTCATGCTTGCGGGAATTTCTTCTAAAAATCCTTAGTAGGAATTCCCCATTGGGAAATACTGGACTCCAAGTAAGTTTTTATTCCTTCCACGTGAATTATTTCACTTTCAATGCTCCTTTCCCTTATTCATATGAGGATCTTTTGATTGGTTACCATTCTTGCAGATACTGGATAGGAATTGGGGTGCAGGTTGGAACCTCTTGTCCTCATTGCTCGCAACCAAACCTTCCAAAAGAATAAGGTATATCTGTTGTATATgtgataaaaatatcatatttgaAAGGAAGGATCTGAGTTTTCTTTTCATCATGTCTTCTTAATTGAAATTGGCCCAAGCATGATATAAATGCCGCGTCCCATGATGAAACTGTTGGACATCTCACATATGACAATTATAGAGTTATATATCTGGGTCTGTTCTGTTACACGAGTAATTAGATTAAAAGCACACGAATAGAAATGCGATCCTTCTTTTCGTACatgttttttacttataaaaaaagaaatgtaatatttttgagCTGATATTTTGTTGTGTGCCTAACATGAATAGATTAAGATTATGATGTTCACTTGATACAAATGGAAACCGCATGAACGTTGAAGGCAGAGAAGTTCACAAGGTcatatatgttgaaaaatgaaatataaattgtTCTACATTTTTAGGAATAATAAGCAAACTGAAATTTAAACTAAGATGTACTTTTGTATCTACTGGAAGTAGTTAtgggtttttcttctttttgaggAGACATATATAGTTGCATGAACTACTAAagtgagatttgaaaatttagagCGAAAAACAATGGCTACACTATTATGTGCCTTTTAAACCACATTTGTTTAGAGATTGAATTGTTATTGAGAGTAATAATGCCATTTGTAATGATCCCTCGTAGCTTCTTTGCAGTTGTTTAGATGCTCTTAGACACCCTTTTCTTTGTGGTCCAAGATGGCGGGTAGTCCCATCCATGGATATAATCAGATGGGGTCTTGGTTCTACTGCTGTAAGGATTACCGAGGAATACATTTATGGCCAACATCAGGTTATGGTTACTTTCTGAATCgagtttcttaattttattctttttcagtGCCTCATAGTGAATATAGGCATTGCTATCCTTTAATGAATTGCATGGAGCCCATGACTCAAATATATTTAAGGAAACTATGTCGTAGTTCCTACTTTAAACAATCTAAAGTGTGATTTCCAAGGGCATGCTCATCAAGTTGGCTTCTGACTGCTAATGATTTTCTATCTCTATGTTCTGGTTGGAGGAATACCAACactcaaaataataatgttttctttctacttatttcaatttattgaaagaaatatGAATGAGATACTACTTGATTGTCCTGTCAGAACCACAGGAGTTACTAAGAACATCTGCTTTGATAAAAATTTCTAGTATTGTTTTTGTATGCCATTCCCAAAAACATATATCTTATAAATGCAGATCTTCCGAATGTTGAAGTTGCACTGAGCTTCTTATCTTTAATGTTTCAGCGTAGTAGGCTTTCCTACTTCATCGAGTTGATGGAAATGCTGAATCCTAACTCAAAGCCAAAGGTAATATCTGCATTCTCTTATATTACTCATCAACTTCTCATTAATTAGTTCAATAGTTTGATAATCGCACTGTTGACTGTTTCCTTTATTAATGATCTGCTGCTTGACTAGCTTAACTTTTTGGTCTGTAGTTGGAGCCCTAAAACCATTCTGATCTTTTGTGTGTAATGTTAGCATATGGAAGCAGTCAATTAGAGTAGTAAAATCAAGACACCCTTTTTCTGTATGTGGAAGATTCCGGTGCTCCTTGAATTGGACAGTCTATATCACTGGGAAAAAACTCTTGTCTAATGTACTATACATTATTAATCATTTGTTGCTCTAGCTCAAACTTATACTATTCAAAATGGTCAAGGAAGCTTTTCTGATGGTATACCTCCAGGAAGTTTGCGTACTTTCAAGTTCATGATTGTATTCCAGGCTGAGCAGAACATCTTTTGCACCAACTTCACATGTTAGGTGTAGCTGGTGTATTACGTGGCTCCCTCTTCAGCTTTGTGTAATTTTGGTCATGCAGAACTGGCTGGACTTGCTCCCTGGAAAATGGCGGTTAGTGTACTGTACTGGGAGGCACATAGGCTTGACGCTCCGCCAGCCACCTGCCCGAGTCCTCATTGGTGACGTGCACCTGAGTGTGTCAAGAGCATCAAAGTTGAACACCGATCTGTCATTCACCTCAGACATTGGATTCACAGTCATGATTGGTCGGGATTGGCCCCATGACAAGACTGGCATAATTGGAAAATTGCAAGTAGACTCGTTATTCAGATTAACTGCTGGAAGACGGCTGTATCTTAAGGAAGAAAAAACCAAAGGAAACTTCACCATGGATCCATCAAATGTTCAAGATTCTCTGGCTAAGAAATTATCAGGTAAAAAATGGAGGAAGGCAATCCCTTTTAAGGAGTTTCCATCAAGCCTTCCAGTGGCCAAACTTGCTTCAGGAGACATCGAGGTGATAATGAATCTTGTTGATGCATTGAATCAAGATGTCGAGACTGCAAGAAACATAGTGCAGGAAGTTCGGACACTACTA contains:
- the LOC122309578 gene encoding probable plastid-lipid-associated protein 14, chloroplastic isoform X3, with the translated sequence MALCGIGWVPRVESVEIVYFSGNLSKGLIRSSPIRLIGKSSSSNQRHFLGVRCSPARKSVSSMESEENAPSAQLDSAEEELEHVTRFKISDFKIIDRVSIGLGGRADEIIFEASVKNAKSPLYDSRVVLRRLTTAQAQRRGKRAIQVLKKLVRRRLMYHSYSVQVHGYISSPTSSGRGSFTLVHGVNYLHSHGLAHTELRLENVHISPVDRHIKVGILGNAADFYENSSNSSALDNNLDRRQMMIAFDMRCVGFMMAKMVLRELMDPLIFMKFKSFLMKGKDPSCLREFLLKILSRNSPLGNTGLQILDRNWGAGWNLLSSLLATKPSKRISCLDALRHPFLCGPRWRVVPSMDIIRWGLGSTAVRITEEYIYGQHQRSRLSYFIELMEMLNPNSKPKNWLDLLPGKWRLVYCTGRHIGLTLRQPPARVLIGDVHLSVSRASKLNTDLSFTSDIGFTVMIGRDWPHDKTGIIGKLQVDSLFRLTAGRRLYLKEEKTKGNFTMDPSNVQDSLAKKLSGKKWRKAIPFKEFPSSLPVAKLASGDIEVIMNLVDALNQDVETARNIVQEVRTLLPPEMFDLSKLVCGTYVDSRLLVLRGVNGSALLFTRSCVDESSR
- the LOC122309578 gene encoding probable plastid-lipid-associated protein 14, chloroplastic isoform X2; its protein translation is MALCGIGWVPRVESVEIVYFSGNLSKGLIRSSPIRLIGKSSSSNQRHFLGVRCSPARKSVSSMESEENAPSAQLDSAEEELEHVTRFKISDFKIIDRVSIGLGGRADEIIFEASVKNAKSPLYDSRVVLRRLTTAQAQRRGKRAIQVLKKLVRRRLMYHSYSVQVHGYISSPTSSGRGSFTLVHGYHGSFSLRHWLQQSDWLPTLEATLVLDEESVRRVGDDTVGGPAVSRQLRLIRILMRDLLIGVNYLHSHGLAHTELRLENVHISPVDRHIKVGILGNAADFYENSSNSSALDNNLDRRQMMIAFDMRCVGFMMAKMVLRELMDPLIFMKFKSFLMKILDRNWGAGWNLLSSLLATKPSKRISCLDALRHPFLCGPRWRVVPSMDIIRWGLGSTAVRITEEYIYGQHQRSRLSYFIELMEMLNPNSKPKNWLDLLPGKWRLVYCTGRHIGLTLRQPPARVLIGDVHLSVSRASKLNTDLSFTSDIGFTVMIGRDWPHDKTGIIGKLQVDSLFRLTAGRRLYLKEEKTKGNFTMDPSNVQDSLAKKLSGKKWRKAIPFKEFPSSLPVAKLASGDIEVIMNLVDALNQDVETARNIVQEVRTLLPPEMFDLSKLVCGTYVDSRLLVLRGVNGSALLFTRSCVDESSR
- the LOC122309578 gene encoding probable plastid-lipid-associated protein 14, chloroplastic isoform X1 — encoded protein: MALCGIGWVPRVESVEIVYFSGNLSKGLIRSSPIRLIGKSSSSNQRHFLGVRCSPARKSVSSMESEENAPSAQLDSAEEELEHVTRFKISDFKIIDRVSIGLGGRADEIIFEASVKNAKSPLYDSRVVLRRLTTAQAQRRGKRAIQVLKKLVRRRLMYHSYSVQVHGYISSPTSSGRGSFTLVHGYHGSFSLRHWLQQSDWLPTLEATLVLDEESVRRVGDDTVGGPAVSRQLRLIRILMRDLLIGVNYLHSHGLAHTELRLENVHISPVDRHIKVGILGNAADFYENSSNSSALDNNLDRRQMMIAFDMRCVGFMMAKMVLRELMDPLIFMKFKSFLMKGKDPSCLREFLLKILSRNSPLGNTGLQILDRNWGAGWNLLSSLLATKPSKRISCLDALRHPFLCGPRWRVVPSMDIIRWGLGSTAVRITEEYIYGQHQRSRLSYFIELMEMLNPNSKPKNWLDLLPGKWRLVYCTGRHIGLTLRQPPARVLIGDVHLSVSRASKLNTDLSFTSDIGFTVMIGRDWPHDKTGIIGKLQVDSLFRLTAGRRLYLKEEKTKGNFTMDPSNVQDSLAKKLSGKKWRKAIPFKEFPSSLPVAKLASGDIEVIMNLVDALNQDVETARNIVQEVRTLLPPEMFDLSKLVCGTYVDSRLLVLRGVNGSALLFTRSCVDESSR